The following is a genomic window from Apium graveolens cultivar Ventura unplaced genomic scaffold, ASM990537v1 ctg44, whole genome shotgun sequence.
aggtgctcttataactagagattttggctgtgactccatatttattggagccacatcaaactgaacttgagaaggtgcagtgactgtgtctttagcaccagtttgcactatgtgtgtatcctgtgcatcccaagaggttttagatttcttctttcttgtataagtttggggtgagcttgtgtccctaagcatcttggcctgtgctcttggttgagagctttgttcaataactatatccttttgggaggatgcatctagaagtgagcttttatccttttttaagcactgcagtttgttgggaaactgcagtgtggctaggctgggattcactcaactctccaaccttatttttggggtttctttgatgttcacccattccctcacctgactttccctccttcacactcccctccttggcttttgtggatttttcaactggtatcttttgagagataccagagggggttttctttgatttggatttggaaatagtagtaggtttggcagctttggtaggcaactgtttggttattggcacagttgccatagctactcctgaactcaaagaaattgtggaggttggaatagttgtagggatggatgaacttacctcacttacctgaggtgcctgcattacaggaaagtagaacattggcacatccgtgtgatgattggccctgttcaaatctacaatgagccttctctcttgaacccaacaatccagtttgttgttagggttctcaagcacaatctcttcacagaggttgttagccaataacataagaaatctagcataatacacattcttacctcttttagctaactcacctaatttaaaacctaactcaaacaagacaaggtcactgaaattataaaatttatctgtaactagcatatatagcatgttaagcatggaaatattcactgaatcaaaattactgatctttcctgagaaaatctttgtaactacatcacacaagaaactccactccttcctaagacccattctcctaatatcactcagtttagaagtatgaagtgcatagtgcatggaattaagcatattgataatatcagtgtcattgtgtggtgaagtcacattgttatcaggaattttgaaacatgcttttatcacatcactattgatacataattctttacctttgatggttagagtgatggtcttctcagtagagttgtaggtagcagtggtccacatctcttcaacaacttcacagaagattgtgggtgattccagcatggcataattgagcttgcaattcttcacaaagtccatcatcttgtgatagtcatccgattgctgaatacccttgttaactaatgcagtgaaattgttcttctcataaatgaacccagtttgagaaataatcttcaCAACAGGTGCCACTgtttagagaataaaagcttgaagagaaggagagtaagtgcttgaaagagaatgaaattagagcagttgaatttgagaatgataaaagaaaacaattgcaatgaaataagcttttatactatctcaaaaataactgataaaaataataaagtaaaataaattaaccaatagaaatggcctaaaatagccgtttaaaaataaactgtaaaaattccacccattatccatcgtgtaatgcttataaactgtaagtacactcgatggataatgtacagggaattaacggctgagattaagacaactcgacggatgaggataaactgttatccgtcgagacataaaatattccagaaaagtaattgatttttattagcaaactgtatgtcgacggatgaccaaactcgatggataagggtcatctgccgagatgtaaattttgacttagccaaaatttcatccaagactgaaaaatcaattaaatttctggctgcatatcaacttgcaaaataactcagatagatttaagagtaattaagcatacctaactcacttaccaaccttgaaaaggtggattcatccagtggcttggtaaagatatctgcaagttgcttctcacttggaacaaaatgtagctcctcagtaccattcattacatgttcccttatgaaatggtacttgatatctatgtgctttgtccttgaatgttgcacttgattttcagtgatggtaattgaacttgtattatcacagaaaattggaatcctctcaacttgcaaaccatagtccagcaattgatttctcatccataaaatctgtgcacaacaacttccaacagcaatatattcagcttcagttgtagaagtagaaactgaattttgctttttactgaaccaggacacaagcttgtttcctagaaattgacaggttcctgttgtactctttctatcaattctacaacctgcataatctgcatctgaataaccagttagatcaaaaccagaatctctagggtaccaaatgccaaggtttggtgttcccttgagatatatgaaaattctcttaatagctattaagtgagattctctaggatcagcctgaaatctagcacttaaagaagtagcaaacattatatctggcctactagctgttaagtacagaagtgagctaaccatgcctctataacttgaaatatccacaaacttttcagtagtgtttaattcaagcttagttgcagtggccatgggagtttttgtagatgttcaatccattagatcaaacttctttaaacgatcaaaaatatatttagtttgactaatgaatattccatcactaacttgcttaacttgtaaaccaagaaagtaagttagttctcccatcatgctcatttcatacttactttgcatcaatttggcaaactttttacaaagtttctcatctgtagagccaaaaataacatcatctacataaatttgaacaagtatactagagccattaacattattgaaaaataaagttttatctacagtacctcttgtgaagtgattttccaaaaggaactttgataaagtgtcataccaggctctaggtgcttgcttcagtccataaagtgctttcaaaagataatatacatgttctggaaaatttggatctttaaaaacaggaggttgactgacatatacttcttcctccaaatctccattcagaaagacacttttgacatccatttgatagaccttgaaattggcatgggctgcataggctaagaagattctgatggcttcaagtcttgcaacaggagcaaatgtttcatcaaaatcgaCAGAATTTAAACAACAAGTTCTATTTAAGCAAGTATATAGCATGGTAATGAGATGACAATATTATAGAGATAATCAAGGTGCGAATTTAACATTAGTTCGAATGAAAAGTGCGAATAAAGTACGAACAGGAAATAAAGTGCAAATAAAGTCTTTCTGAAACAATCTGGGTACAAGGTACAAATGGAAATGAAAGTACTAATCAACAACGATGCTGGAAACAAGTGGACTATATGATAGTCTAAGAGGATGATGGTGGGGGAACAGGGGCACAGAGACGGCTAATCACTCGGCGGAGCTCGTTGGTAATGGCGATAAGAGTGATCTGACTCTCTCTCTCACAGTGTGGAATCATTAATGATAATCGGTCCTCAGCCATCTGGATGATCTCCTAAAGCCTAGGTATCAGTCGGGGTCGGTCGGCCTCGTCGTTCGAGTTCTCGCGATACAGCTGGTCCACCCTACGTCGAAGATTCACGTTCTCGCCCTCCAGTCGATCAACCATCAATACCATCTGCGCGTAAAGAGGGAATGGCATAGTAGAAGGGAATCCGAGAGTCACTGAGAATGATACCTGTCaaacagttatatatatatacgtgGTTATAAATAAAAGGGTTAGAAAACCTATAGATTCTAACGTCCCAAAACCCAAATGATCTAAGTTCATCCGATTCTCTAAATTCCTATCTTATCTTCATTTATCCTATGTTGTTCAGTGACtcaaacctgtggctctgataccaacctgtgacgaaCCCACACTACTAACTATCAAAAATATGcataataataattaaacattAAAGTACTACAAAAGATAGAATATTAAGGCTACAACCCTTATCCACAATCCCCGAATACACAGGAATGAGTTTGAAAAACATCTAACATATTCATATTACAAATCAAAAATATCTTAAGTCAAATTACTACTAAATTTTAAACCCAAAGTTTACAACCCttagggaactactagttccctacctgctccaaTATCTGATGGTAGGCATACCTCAAGTCCCCAGAAGTCTTACGCGCGGTTTGCTTGAAACGAACCATCTTCGGGTTTCATtgaagggataacatcaataacaatatcAATGAGAAAAATGCTCATCAAGTGAATAACAGTATATAACAATGCATCATAACTGTGATAAAACGATAACAGAAGACAAATCAGcaatatgaaatctcaaataGAAGATCAAGTTATAATGAGTGAATGAAATTGGAAATCACACAACGCTATGAccaatgaggggtgatcagcccacatcaaagctccgaaccacataacaagtgattcacaaccATTGAGGATCCGCGacacacattggccatataaaagCCATCAGGCACCCTGCTACTGAGGTTTTAACGGTGACTGGTGCCTCAGTATTATCAAAACATACCATCCAATTCCTTTTAATTTAaaaagggttcttgatcaaggacaagataacAAGGGTTGGTATTGTCAAAGTTCAAATGAAGGAAACGATACTAGTGTTTGGGTTTCCAAAGGAAATGATTCTAGGTTTTGAGGGTATTAGGATTCACATGATTTCTTAAGGAACTATTGTAGGGTATTCACATGGATATTATGTAATATGTGAGGAAAAGGAATCAATTCAAGTATGAAAGAGATTAACTAGATTCAAAATTTAATCATTAGGTGATGTCAGGGACTAATTAATCTTATTGAAACCGTAGTCATGCATTCACGGGGTTTTTAACCACAAGTAACAAAATTATAGAGGTATGTTGAGAGTTCACTTTCCTGGACTATGATTACTGAGTACTTGAATTGAATCGTCCATGGGCTTCTTTCCTGGCCTTCTACTTGAACCTATGATAAATAGTATCCTCATTACAATTCTTGCTACTACCCTTTCACGTATACTATGAatatgcatatacacatatacacacacatatatatacacttaaattctactaattacaaataatatatgaacaatataaatcacataacacatagcaagaaaTGACATGTCAATTTATTACTTAGTTAATAGTACACATTTTGATTCTATTTACGGCCTTAGTCACTTATGCATTTAATCTCAGACATACAATTATCATGACCAATACTCCTAATCCTCCTTACAAGACCTTAACTTAACCTAAATTCAGTAAGGCACACTTATGCCTCACTATAAATGACTCACAAATGCAATGCACACTATTTTGATTCTATTTACGGCCTTAGTCACTTATGCATTTAATCTCAGACATACAATTATCATGACCAATACTCCTAATCCTCCTTACAAGACCTTAACTTAACCTAAATTCAGTAAGGCACACTTATGCCTCACTATAAATGACTCACAAATGCAATGCACACTATTTGACTTATCAAATGCACACCTTGGCACCAATGGTGTACCTTGGCAAAAATATGAAGTTCTACCTTAGGCCTTTGCTATATTTTGACTCCTATGACTTCTTATGACTTTAAGCTAACTTTAGCAATTGGTTTAACATCAAAGCCTCACTTAAAATACACACAAATGCAACGCACCTCTCTAAAGCTTCTAAAggaaactctaatggtgactCTCGGGTATTTTGGTGGAAATAAGGTATATCCACCTTGGGTCTTCACTCCAAACAAACTTTTAAAGGTCATTAAGACTCTAAATTGACTCTcaaagttggaatgactcaaaggccttactcaggcctccctaggccttaagtggaagttgacataaaactgccttccctgatttccaaacttccctaattttaccaacttaaaactcacCTATTTAGTTCAATTATAGgttttaatgacttgttaagcTTTCTAAGACTTCTTACATCTATTTAGACCAAGGTCCCATGAAGGACTAACCTATGACATGCTGATAATCAACCAAAAGTCAAGTTTACCCAAATCTGCCCCATTTTGAGTTGTTCTCAGGTTTGTGTGTGTGTGCCTAACCAAATACAAGCTTTTATGCAATCTAAAACTactggactcaagtatgaaccaAGTCCAAACTCCCTTGAGCTCAGGCCTACCAAGTCCTTGCTAAAACTcacctaaaatgacctaaacttctagtaCAAAATTCTTCCCAACTAAGATCAATGcgactccttccaccttaactccttTCATTACACAAAAACCAAATAATAATCAACAACAGACCAAGGCAAGCCCTAACATACACTAATACCTACTGACTAATAACATTTAAGTCTCATTTGTAATTTTATTTAGCATGAAGATCTCTTATAAAAACAAGTAAGGTAACACATCACAAGACAAGCCATCACTTAGCATTTTAAGCAAGAATTCGAAGTATGCATGCATGGTAACTTCATGATAGCTACTGACCTTAAGCTCATTTCATTATATATAACTTAAACTAGCATTTCATAACCAAAAACCACAACATGCATCTCATACAAGTCAAACACCAAAACATAAAATCAACAAGTATAGTTTTTACTTagaaaatcacttgtaaatcaacatgcaagtactatatccaacatgcaagtgctaaaatcaacatgcaagtacCAAACTTAAGGTATCTTGATGAAAAAATAGCATGCAAGGGTTTAATCTTAAGAAAATAACATTTATAAGGAGTAAGACTTTAAAAATCAATATGCATggtcatttttcataaaaacTTCCCAAAATCGACACTTTACATCCGGCTCCTAAGAAATCATTGCCAAATGTTTATGAAAAATGAGTATGACTTGGTAAAATAGAAGTGTAACACCTCCCCAAGATCATATCTTGTTCATTCTATAAGCCACCAAGGTTGCAACCTTAAGTTCATAAGAACCAAGGTCTCAACCTCGGCTTCTTCAACATGCAAGCATAAAACTCACCTCAAAATGATGCTACTCCACTAAATGATAAAGTTCTTGGCTTGACTAACTTGAAAAGTgaaagaagatgaagaaaaatgaagaaaatggCAAGAATGAGGGTGGGGATGGGCTTCGGCCAAGAGGGAGTAAAGAGAGGAGAGGAGAGGGTGTTTGAGTGGGTGTGTTGATGAAAATAAGGGCACTCACTTGGTTTTTGTCTCTTTAATTTGACTATAAAGGTAATGGAATGAGGAATGTACAGTAATGTCCTTTTTACTAATAGTgacaaaaatgcatgcaaggttaaagaGGTAATTTTGCATGTTAGTGGGTTTGGAATGGAATATACTAGCCTTGGACTCTCTTATAAGCTTAGatgcatgcaagggtatactagtaattcaataattaataaaattatgattaaaaagaatgaattttagtaaataaaatatagcttcataaatcacaaaattaataccatCAATACTATGCaattttagaagttttataaagccgttttcaaaaatttcgaacaagaatatattttgaaatatatatatatatatgcttaaGCAATAATTTGAATCTCAAGGATCAGAACTTGTAAAAAGTGTTTACGAAAATATAGTAAATAACAATATGAAATAGTGATAACAGACTGAATTATAAACTTTATATTAACTTTGTTCAAAACTccaatcataatattaatattcattttgatgtcaaTGTCAacttagatatcaatacaaattTTGATActaacatcccatactgaagtgaACAAGCTAGGTATGATATCAATTCCGAAATTGTCCAATCTGTGCAATATGGATATTCTACCAGGGCAAATGAGCCAAAGATGATATGCATATCTATCAATTCTGAGTTTTTTCCAAACCAAAATACAATAAGGGACCTCTAGAAGTCTGAATCTGGTTGCATCCCAAATATGCCATGATTTCACTCTTTGAATAACAATATTGTTCCAGAGAATTTTATCCTCTTTACTGAGATCAAAAGTTGGAAAATTGAAATTATTAATCCAGTTCTGTAACCCCGGGTCAATATGGTGAATTTTGGAGTTGGGGACTGGCAATACCCATGAACCTGAGTTAATACCAATTTTTGATATCAACaaaaaattaaatatcaatatcacTTTTTGATATAAACTACGCAACAACAATTTATGATAAATATAATACATAGCTCATATTGCatcgccgccacggcctcttacgcatttaTCCAATCTTAAAACTTTTTATTGAAAGGAgccataataattgacacccttACTAATTCTATTCCCCTActcatttatctattctgaatttagaatataGAACATTTGTATAATTTAGAATCTGAACATTTGTACAAATgttttatttattatgaattaaataagaataaatcaattaataataatattaatttattattcaatatctttatataattttaaaagctcgaaataattttaaaatattaattagtttatttatatatagTCCAATAAGGCTCCGATTTACatcactgtgataatgatgtaatggtccttagacttgaaatagttatatttttatacgagaattaatgtactttgattacattaaaatttacctttcactacgccataagtgggctactgcAATATTTTTTAAAAAGCGTTACAAACATTTCATTGCGGTAACTCAGAAATCTgaggtctattgtaacaccatgAAATTGGTGTTATAATAGCCATTAACCTAGTGTTACATGAATGCGACAGTGTTACACGACATTTAACAATAGTATGTGGTGTTATAATAGGTATTAttgtaatttttaaaaattaaagtAAATATATTATCATAAATTTACATTGTAAATTCTATTCTGGATCAATCATTactataaaatattatatttaatattatatatatttttaaaattttaatatttaatttaaaaaataaataataaaatatataaataataaaaaaacattttctacttatataaataaataaacacttaatttttgaataaaaaataaaatgaaattataGTTCCCAAGGTGAAAATGTTTGGGCGGTAGCTTTCCCCCAATTGAAAATTGACCGTAAAAAACACACAAACACAAACGGCTACACATATCTCTTTCTCTCTCGACCCACACATATCTCTTTCTCTCTCGACCCACACATCTCTCTTTCGCTCTCTACGGGCacatctctctttctctctcgaCCCACTCTCTTCTTCGATTCAAACGTGGATTCAAGTATGGATTAGGTACTTGaatacacaaacacacacacttTCTTTGGATTCAGTTACTAACATATCAATTTTCTCTTACAGGTTATTAGGGTTCTTCGATTTGGGGCTTCTTCGATTAAGTGGTAATACATCTTGCATTTTCATTTTTTACTCTTGCATTTAGTTGTATATCTTGTATAAACTGTTTTAGTAATAGTTTATATCTTCTATTTCACCGGACTGGAGTTTTTGAGGGGATTAAAGTGTTTCAGCGGATTGAAGTGTTTCAGGGGTTTAAAGCTTTCATTAAGGTAAACATATTTCACTAGGTTTATGCTTTTATATGTTTATATGTTTATgtgttaatttttgtttttattGTATTTGTTCGATTGGGTTTATTGTGTGAATGTAATTTTGTATCTGGCTTGCTTGCTTTCTTCTGTTGGAAATAATCTAAACTCTATatggtttatttgtttattttgCATTGGTGTCTGGAAAACGTATTTGTCTGTGTTTTGAATAAGTCCCAGTTTATTTAGCTATTTTGTAGGAGCAGTTGAGTAAGTGTAGGTGGTGGAGTACTGATAGGAGTTGTTCCTGTTTTATAGGAGTAGTAGTTCTTTTTTCATTATATGTATGCATCGAGTCTGTAGTAATAActtaacttttattattatcAAAGTTCAGCAGCAAGTTTATCTCAGCAAATACTCGTGTGTATTGTTCAGATATCTCGGAATAGTGTGTACATAATGTATGTGTTCATACTGTTAAACTTCATTTTCTATCAGAGCTCTCGAGCGTTGTATGCCAAAGTGTATGCCAAGACCAGTTATGACGGAGGGAGATAAAACAAAAGATGGGACGGTGGCGTTGAGCTATCCAATGTTGAGCAAGAGTAACTACACAACGTGGTCTCTTAAAATGAAGGTGAATATGCAAGCACACGACATCTGGAAGGTAGTGGAGCTTGCAGATCCAAAGGTTGCAGCTGAGGAAAAGAAAGATAGGTTGGCTTTGGAAGCCATCTATCAATCCATTCCGGAGGACATCTTATTGTCAGTGGCTGTTAAGAATACGACAAAAGAAACATGGGATGCCATCAAAACGATGTGCCTAGGTTCCGATCGCGTAAGACAGGCCAAGATGCAGACCTTAAAGTCAGAGTTTGAGGTGCTTAGCATGAAGGAGACAGAAACTATCGGTGAGTTCTGTATGATGTTAAACGACCTAGTAACCAACATACGAGCGTTGGGTGAAATTGTTGAAAAATGTTATGTGGTGAAGAAGCTGTTGAGGGCTGTACCTTCTAGGTTTCTGCAAATAAGCTCTGTAATGGAGCAATTTGGAAAGTTGAATGAGATGTCAATAGAAGAGGCCGTGGGATCATTAAAGGCGCATGAGGAAAAAACTCATGGCCAAATAGAGAAGCTTGGAAATCAATTACTCTTGACTGAGGATGAGTGGGCAAAGCGAGAAACAAATGGAGGGCAACTATTGTTAACCAAGAAGGAATGGTTAAAGAGAACAAGTACATGAGGAATTGACAGTTCACAAAACCAGAAATTTCGAGGAGGGTCTCAGGAATTTCATGGTGTGAGAGAAATAAGTAAGGTAAAATGTTTTAATTGTCACAACTATGGACATTTTGCTGCAACTTGTCGTAAACCACGACGAGGTAGGGAGAAAAATCAAGAGGTGAACTTATCATAAATCCATGATAATGAACCTGCTTTGCTTATGGTAAAACAAGAAAAAGTGGAAGAACGGACACTCTTGTTAAATGAGAAAGATGTTCGACCAAAGTTAAGCAAAGATTCTGAGATGCAAACTGAATCCAACTTGTTGTATTTGGATAACGGAGCTAGTAACCATATGACGGGGTTACGATCGAAATTCAAGGAGTTGGATGAAAGTATCACAGGTCAAGTGAAATTTGGGGATGGTTCGTTGGTTCATATGAAAAGGAAAGGCTGCTCATGAAGGTTATAAGATCTGCAAATCGGCTTTACAAGATCATAATTGAATCAAGCAAAGGTAGTTGCATGCTGTCAAAATTGAAAGATCCAGAGTGGTTATGGCACTTACGTCTTGGCCATGTGAATTTTCAGGCAATCAAACTAATGTCTAAAAATAACATGGCATATGGGATACCTAAATTGTTGAATCCAAAGGAGATGTGTACCGGCTGTTTGATGTCGAAGCAGGCAAGGGGATTATTTCTGAGCAAGGAAAACTTTTCATGAAAAGAAACCATTGGAATTGATCCATGGAGATCTTTGTAGACCAATTACTCCAGCCACTTTGGGAGGTAACAAATATTTTCTACTTCTTGTTGATGATTTTAGTAGAATGATGTAGACCTATATGCTAAGAAGCAAAGACAAAGTCTTAAAAGCATTCAAAaatttagagtgatgattgagaaagaaaaggaaaacaaGATCAAGGTGCTAAGAACCGATAGAGGAGGGGAGTTTTGCTCTAACCAATTCAAATAATTTTGTGAGGACATGGgcattatataatattttaatgcACCCTACACACCCCAACAAAATGGGGTTGTAGAGCACAGAAATTGTACCGTTGTAGCTATGGCACGCAGTTTTTTGAAGGAGATGAGACTGCCTTTAACGTTGTGGGGGGAAGCTGTAACGCACACGATATATGTGCTGCACAGATTACCTACAAGAGCTCTGATAGGGAAAACTCCTCGCGAAGCATGGACAGGAGAGAAGCCTGATGTGTCATACattagagtttttgggagtgtCGCTCATATGAAAGTACAAAGTGGGCATACAACAAAAATAGAGGACCGAAGTAAAATGGTTATTTACCTTGGTAGAGAACCCAGGACTAAGGCTTCACGGTTGTATGATCCAATTAGTGGAAAAATACTAGTGAGTCGTGATGTTGTGTTCGAAGAAAATAGAGTTTGGCAGTAGGAAAATAAAGGAAAAGAAGGTGAACAACTGGGTGGAACCTTTTCGGTGGCTGTTGAAAATGTAACAGGGGTTACCAAAGAATACTGTGAAGGCTCAAACTTCTCTGGTAATGGAAGAGTAGGGAATGGTGCCAGCATCTCTAGTAACGAAATGGAGGGGAACGGTGAAAGTGGTGCAACAATGAGTAACAGTCCATCAAGTATCAGTCTATTAAGCTCAAATACTGATGAAATCAGTACATCATCAGGTGACAGCAATCAACCCAATAAATTTCATTTACTTGATGAGATTTATAATGAAACACAGGAAATTGAACTCGGAGATGATCTATTGTTGCTGGGAATTGAAGGACCTACAGATTACAAACAAGCAGCGAAAGATAAAGAATGGGAGTTGGAAATGAAGTACAAGATTTATGCTATTGAAAAAATAAGACGTGGGAGCTAGTGGAATTTCCACCAGGACAAAAGCCAATTGGTTTGAA
Proteins encoded in this region:
- the LOC141701801 gene encoding uncharacterized protein LOC141701801, which produces MTEGDKTKDGTVALSYPMLSKSNYTTWSLKMKVNMQAHDIWKVVELADPKVAAEEKKDRLALEAIYQSIPEDILLSVAVKNTTKETWDAIKTMCLGSDRVRQAKMQTLKSEFEVLSMKETETIGEFCMMLNDLVTNIRALGEIVEKCYVVKKLLRAVPSRFLQISSVMEQFGKLNEMSIEEAVGSLKAHEEKTHGQIEKLGNQLLLTEDEWAKRETNGGQLLLTKKEWLKRTKKVEERTLLLNEKDVRPKLSKDSEMQTESNLLYLDNGASNHMTGLRSKFKELDESITGQVKFGDGSLAIKLMSKNNMAYGIPKLLNPKEMCTGCLMSKQARGLFLSKENFS